The Clostridium septicum genome contains a region encoding:
- a CDS encoding FtsX-like permease family protein: MGKYLFFNRKKGFFTNILIVIQVILWIYYSSTLAALIQFNSNFINYYKNNFPMEKGAFLTFPKSQLYGTKLDFEELIKSFEENNIKYGICFNKLNKIEEEAIPEEVLGVKAKEIAVKMSEKYNGEGYIENIKVNKGCIEYYKNKIISDDNIEDIWEIDEENKICPIVIGNNLSCSLKINDEFEYNGMKFIVKGILNKNSFIAPRYNTILGIKPLDDKVLTPISIDYIIKYFSYEPITVYGDKDIESTKNMVKSVLGENLEAVTVSDYAVKLETHLNDIRFKIAFEITKTLILTILTILSIVMTLVFKVKMSHDIIGTLYSIGISKKKVFCIFAREFLSFIVIAIGLGYVFYIKNSEYIFRVFYNKYKYSSLAVSTVVLIIILITSLKIIFNRINRLTPKEIMGGFTE; encoded by the coding sequence ATGGGAAAATATTTATTTTTTAATAGAAAAAAAGGTTTTTTTACAAATATACTTATAGTTATACAAGTAATATTATGGATATATTACAGTAGTACTTTAGCAGCACTTATACAATTTAATAGCAATTTTATTAATTATTATAAAAATAATTTTCCAATGGAAAAAGGAGCATTTCTAACATTTCCAAAATCTCAATTATATGGTACAAAATTAGACTTTGAAGAATTAATAAAGTCATTTGAAGAAAATAATATTAAATATGGAATATGTTTTAATAAATTAAATAAAATAGAAGAAGAAGCTATACCAGAAGAAGTATTGGGAGTTAAAGCAAAGGAAATTGCTGTTAAAATGTCAGAGAAATACAATGGCGAAGGGTATATTGAAAATATAAAAGTTAATAAAGGGTGTATAGAGTATTATAAAAATAAAATTATTAGTGATGATAACATAGAAGATATATGGGAAATAGATGAAGAAAATAAAATATGCCCTATAGTAATAGGTAATAATCTATCATGTAGTCTTAAAATAAATGATGAGTTTGAATATAATGGAATGAAATTTATAGTTAAAGGCATATTAAATAAAAATTCCTTTATAGCTCCAAGATATAATACTATTTTAGGAATAAAGCCATTAGATGATAAGGTTTTAACGCCAATTAGTATAGATTATATAATAAAATATTTTAGTTATGAACCAATAACTGTATATGGAGATAAGGATATTGAAAGTACAAAAAATATGGTAAAAAGTGTTTTAGGTGAAAATTTAGAAGCAGTAACAGTATCAGATTACGCTGTAAAGTTAGAGACACATTTAAATGATATTAGATTTAAAATAGCTTTTGAAATAACTAAAACATTAATACTAACAATATTAACTATTTTATCTATTGTTATGACGTTAGTATTTAAGGTGAAAATGAGTCATGATATTATAGGAACTTTATATTCTATTGGAATTAGTAAAAAGAAAGTATTTTGTATTTTTGCAAGAGAATTTCTATCTTTTATAGTAATAGCTATTGGTTTAGGATATGTATTTTACATAAAAAATAGTGAGTATATATTTAGAGTATTTTATAACAAATATAAATATAGTAGTTTAGCTGTTTCTACAGTAGTTTTAATAATTATATTAATAACTTCTTTG
- a CDS encoding ABC transporter permease produces MNRKTKHRQVEICLIITFIISIFSFSFIISASETTFKMVTSRNSFKDKLKYVQIEGKNSGKDLIELLNEREVKQIMTPEIVEKIEAESVNYVGKVVGVTSGADIEKYCKITGRILTNNEIDEGKKVAVVGSKLKKCIINVDNKDYIKLFKENFEVVGIIENEEWLTGEIFIPIKTHPDYEFVTENNVVVVDKTEVNKVKNIKDIGIKVSDIPKEKVSEFVLTRIPEIKENMFMVLVAFLNLVIFSIFYCQYIKRDLAIMRLVGAKPKDIVKYMFSKVSKIYLKALPIGFLTSFITIKVANSFYTKVMFDPISIYNVIITIGLTILIFIVANFIVLFNVLRFNILEDIR; encoded by the coding sequence ATGAATAGAAAAACAAAACATAGACAAGTTGAAATTTGTTTAATAATAACATTTATAATATCAATTTTTTCATTTAGTTTTATTATAAGTGCTAGTGAGACTACTTTTAAAATGGTTACTAGCCGTAATTCTTTTAAAGATAAATTAAAATATGTTCAGATTGAAGGGAAAAATTCAGGAAAGGATTTAATTGAATTACTTAATGAGAGAGAAGTAAAACAAATAATGACACCTGAGATAGTAGAAAAAATTGAAGCAGAATCTGTCAATTATGTAGGTAAAGTTGTAGGAGTAACCTCAGGAGCTGATATTGAAAAGTACTGTAAAATTACTGGCCGTATTTTAACTAATAATGAAATAGACGAAGGTAAGAAAGTAGCAGTAGTAGGATCAAAACTTAAAAAGTGTATTATTAATGTTGATAATAAAGATTATATTAAGCTATTTAAAGAAAATTTTGAAGTAGTAGGAATTATAGAAAATGAAGAATGGTTAACAGGAGAAATATTTATTCCTATAAAAACACATCCAGACTATGAATTTGTAACGGAAAATAACGTAGTTGTTGTTGATAAAACAGAAGTAAATAAAGTTAAAAATATAAAGGATATAGGTATTAAAGTTAGTGATATACCAAAAGAAAAGGTAAGTGAATTTGTACTTACAAGAATTCCAGAAATAAAAGAAAATATGTTTATGGTATTAGTGGCTTTCTTAAATTTAGTTATATTTTCAATATTCTATTGTCAATATATAAAGAGAGATTTAGCTATAATGAGGCTTGTAGGGGCTAAACCTAAGGATATAGTAAAATACATGTTTTCTAAAGTATCAAAAATTTACTTAAAAGCATTACCAATAGGGTTTTTAACATCATTTATTACTATAAAAGTTGCAAATAGTTTTTATACGAAAGTCATGTTTGATCCTATTAGTATTTATAATGTAATAATAACAATAGGGTTAACTATATTAATATTTATTGTAGCTAATTTTATTGTATTATTTAATGTTCTTAGATTTAATATATTAGAGGATATAAGGTAG
- a CDS encoding DUF3784 domain-containing protein, with protein MKPADLTGILVFAFLVGGILTFLGSIIKFFNAGDILNFFDESKHDKDKVSKIVGKDLLTIGVSVIIIAIIGIFINEKYYNFIMISQAAIVILGLVITIYHQFFKCKKDN; from the coding sequence ATGAAACCAGCAGATTTAACAGGAATTCTTGTATTTGCTTTCTTAGTAGGGGGGATATTAACCTTTTTAGGATCAATAATTAAATTTTTTAATGCAGGAGATATCCTTAATTTTTTTGATGAGAGCAAACATGATAAAGATAAGGTATCTAAAATTGTAGGAAAAGATCTTTTAACTATAGGAGTAAGCGTAATAATAATTGCTATTATAGGTATATTCATTAATGAAAAATATTATAATTTTATTATGATAAGCCAAGCTGCCATTGTGATTTTAGGATTAGTAATAACTATTTATCATCAATTTTTTAAATGTAAAAAAGATAATTAA